In Helianthus annuus cultivar XRQ/B chromosome 8, HanXRQr2.0-SUNRISE, whole genome shotgun sequence, a single genomic region encodes these proteins:
- the LOC110912734 gene encoding osmotin-like protein, whose product MALSLSSLTLSLLLLLPLSSASMILTIVNNCRYPIWPAIQPNSGHPVLERGGFALNPLSHRSFPAPTAHWSGRIWARTGCKHINNRFTCATGDCGNKLECNGLGGAAPATLAQFSLHHSHLDQSSYAVSLVDGFNIPMTVTPHEGKGTCPVVGCKADLLATCPWSLQKHADGRVVACKSGCEAFNTDEFCCRGHFNNVQTCKPSKWSGFFKSACPATFTYAHDSPSLMHECMSPRELKVIFCH is encoded by the coding sequence AtggctctctctctctcctccctcacCCTCTCTCTGCTCCTCCTCCTACCCCTCTCCTCCGCCTCCATGATCCTCACCATCGTAAACAACTGCCGCTACCCCATCTGGCCCGCCATCCAACCCAACTCCGGCCACCCTGTCCTCGAACGCGGCGGCTTCGCCCTCAACCCTCTTTCCCACCGCTCCTTCCCCGCCCCCACCGCCCACTGGTCCGGCCGAATCTGGGCCCGAACCGGCTGCAAACACATCAACAACCGGTTCACTTGCGCCACCGGCGACTGCGGCAACAAACTCGAATGCAACGGCCTCGGCGGCGCCGCTCCGGCAACCTTAGCCCAGTTCAGCCTCCACCACAGCCACCTCGACCAATCCTCGTACGCCGTTAGCCTCGTCGACGGGTTCAACATTCCCATGACGGTCACCCCTCACGAAGGCAAAGGCACGTGCCCTGTGGTCGGATGTAAAGCGGATCTGCTAGCCACGTGCCCGTGGTCGTTGCAGAAACACGCGGATGGGCGCGTGGTCGCGTGTAAGAGCGGGTGTGAGGCGTTTAACACTGATGAGTTTTGTTGCAGAGGGCATTTTAACAACGTGCAGACGTGTAAACCGTCGAAGTGGTCTGGTTTTTTTAAGAGCGCGTGTCCGGCGACGTTTACGTACGCGCATGATAGTCCGTCGTTAATGCATGAGTGTATGTCGCCACGTGAGTTGAAAGTGATATTCTGTCACTAA